Proteins encoded within one genomic window of Neodiprion fabricii isolate iyNeoFabr1 chromosome 6, iyNeoFabr1.1, whole genome shotgun sequence:
- the LOC124185615 gene encoding uncharacterized protein LOC124185615, which translates to MGEPEEDTFCKKMRKATRDIHAVSDALVNAKLAFAFSDSGVWADGLLVFYEVFRYLEGAMIRLKNTKVGSLRLPGLQRTEAFELDLEYYLGKGWMKNYTPRDSVVKYLMRLRQLEDADPNQLMAYIYHLYMGLLSGGIILRKKRQLMRKLSPFKDVPMGGDCVTDFGEYNVFQLKRDLRNTMNDIADTLDEDTKNKLIEESKTVYALNNEIIRSVRGAGPVVIKKVIYFVSIFVFLLFIFFVLFK; encoded by the exons ATGGGGGAACCCGAGGAAGACACATTCTGCAAGAAGATGCGGAAGGCCACCAGAGACATCCATGCAGTGAGCGACGCGCTCGTTAACGCGAAGCTTGCATTTG CATTTTCCGACAGTGGCGTATGGGCGGATGGCTTGTTGGTATTCTACGAGGTTTTTCGATATTTGGAAGGAGCAATGATCAGGTTAAAGAACACGAAAGTTGGCTCCCTCAGGCTTCCCGGTCTCCAAAGGACCGAGGCTTTTGAATTGGACCTGGAATACTACCTCGGCAAAGGCTGGATGAAGAATTACACCCCGAG GGACAGCGTGGTGAAGTACCTGATGCGCTTAAGACAGCTCGAGGACGCGGATCCGAATCAGCTGATGGCGTACATATACCATTTGTACATGGGTTTGCTGAGCGGAGGTATAATACTGCGAAAGAAGAGGCAGCTCATGAGAAAACTTTCGCCGTTCAAAGACGTGCCAATGGGGGGTGACTGCGTTACGGATTTTGGCGAATATAACGTGTTTCAGCTTAAACGCGACCTGCGTAACACGATGAACGACATCGCGGATACCCTTGACGAAGACAcgaagaataaattgatagAAGAAAGTAAGACTGTATACGCGTTGAACAACGAAATAATAAGGAGTGTTAGAGGTGCGGGTCCAGTCGTTATCAAGAAAGTAATCTACTTCGTAagcattttcgtttttttactaTTCATATTCTTCGTTCTCTTCAAGTAG
- the LOC124185617 gene encoding uncharacterized protein LOC124185617 — protein sequence MSNRNVITLAVLALIAVEGNALYCYRCNSNSPGCGTPLNWLWYWGETCPEYDDKCVKIIERKGAETILTRECLSSVRGFRTDIPADKYEGCRPAAKDVRLGHYVNNSITQLDIHRDYYDEVTWCFCYFDHRCNGAAGLTISVSLLALIYFARGMI from the exons ATGAGTAACCGTAACGTGATTACTCTTGCCGTCCTGGCGCTGATCGCGGTTGAAG GAAACGCGCTGTACTGCTACAGGTGCAACAGCAACAGCCCAGGATGCGGAACACCTTTGAACTGGCTCTGGTACTGGGGAGAAACCTGCCCCGAGTACGACGACAAGTGTGTGAAGATCATCGAGAGGAAAGGAG CCGAAACGATTCTGACCAGGGAATGTCTGAGTTCGGTACGCGGATTCAGGACCGACATACCCGCCGACAAGTACGAGGGCTGTAGGCCAGCTGCAAAGGATGTCAGACTCGGACATTACGTTAATAACTCGATTACTCAGCTGGATATACACAGGGATTATTACGACGAGGTGACGTGGTGTTTTTGCTACTTTGACCACAGATGCAACGGAGCTGCCGGTCTCACAATCTCCGTCAGTTTATTGGCCCTGATTTATTTCGCGAGAGGCATGATATAG